Genomic DNA from Alistipes indistinctus YIT 12060:
CGGCAGGAGTTTATCAGCTATTCGTCCCGGGAACTGGCTGAAAAGGACGATATGAACGATGCCCCGCACTACCTGCCGTTGGCCGGGAAATGGCGTGTGAATTATTCGACCACCGCCCAGGGAGGTGAAGCGGGTTTTTATCAGCCTCGGTTTTCGATTGCCGGGTGGGATGAAACCGACCTGCCCAATGCAGCCAAAGCCGCCGGAATCTCTCCGCTTGCCGGGTTGGTACCCCCGCAGTTGCCCGCAGAAAATCCGCTGGTGCAATACCGGGCGGCATTCGATGTGCCTTATTTGTGGCTCGACCGCGATATGTATATTCACATCGAAGGGGTTGGAAGCGCTTATGCCTTATATATCAACGGACAGCGTGTCGGTTACAGTAATGACAGCCGCACGCCGGCCGAGTATAATATTTCGGATGCCGTAACGGACGGGATCAATTCGATTGCGATCGAAGTGTACGGTTTCTCACAGGGGAGCTGGATGGAAACGTCGATTCCGCCGCTGGTTGCCGGTACCCTCGGCAATATTTATATCTATTCGCAGCCGAAACTGAGGATCGAGGATTTCGTCGTCCGGGCCAAACTCGATTCGGCCCGCGTCAACGGCATCGTTTGGATCACGGCCATCATGTCCAACAGCTACCGCAGTGCGGAGAAGATCACTTTCGGTTACGATATTTATTCGCCGGAAGGCAAGTTGTTAACCTACAATATGCTCGAAACCGAGGTGGAACCCGAAGGATACGACACGCTCCGCTTCAAAGAGTACATTTATCCGAGTGTAAAGAAAATGTGGTCGCCGCAAGCGCCGAACCTGTACCGTATGATGCTCTATGTCCGGCGCGACGGGCGTATTACCGAGTATATCCCTTTCAAGTTCGGATTTAACATTACCGAACTGGAAGACGGCGTGCTGGTGATTAACGGACGTAAGGCGGAGTTGAATATCGCCGCTTACAATGCCGCGGCCGATGAGGCTGCCACGGCAAGTGAGCTTCGCAGCCTCAAACAGCAGAAATACAATACGGTTTGCGTATCCTATCCGCAACCGCGCTGGTTCTACGAGCTTTGCGACAAGATCGGCATTTATGTGATCGACCAGGCCAATATCAACAGCGGTTACCGCAAGGACGACCGTAATGTGGGCGGTGCCGTGGCCAACGATCCGCGTTTCCTGCCCGATTTCATCGACCGGGTCGCATATATGCGCGGACGTTCTAAAAATTATACGTCGCTGATCGCGCTGTCGATGGGGGGCGAAAGCGGCAACGGCTACAACTTCTACAAGGCTTACCAGTGGCTTAAGGGGGCGGATACGCTGCATCCGGTTACCTACCGTGATGTGC
This window encodes:
- a CDS encoding glycoside hydrolase family 2 TIM barrel-domain containing protein, which produces MKHILSYTLLACTLLPVSPLVAQMTVNDIAPVSPVPVSALPSWADPSHASEGKAAPRQEFISYSSRELAEKDDMNDAPHYLPLAGKWRVNYSTTAQGGEAGFYQPRFSIAGWDETDLPNAAKAAGISPLAGLVPPQLPAENPLVQYRAAFDVPYLWLDRDMYIHIEGVGSAYALYINGQRVGYSNDSRTPAEYNISDAVTDGINSIAIEVYGFSQGSWMETSIPPLVAGTLGNIYIYSQPKLRIEDFVVRAKLDSARVNGIVWITAIMSNSYRSAEKITFGYDIYSPEGKLLTYNMLETEVEPEGYDTLRFKEYIYPSVKKMWSPQAPNLYRMMLYVRRDGRITEYIPFKFGFNITELEDGVLVINGRKAELNIAAYNAAADEAATASELRSLKQQKYNTVCVSYPQPRWFYELCDKIGIYVIDQANINSGYRKDDRNVGGAVANDPRFLPDFIDRVAYMRGRSKNYTSLIALSMGGESGNGYNFYKAYQWLKGADTLHPVTYRDVQGEWNSDFSFPGAEDVQRFLNENSVVRKNPKNARR